TTGCGCTTTGCCTGGCCCAGGAAGCAGGACGACGTTGTGCTCGGGCGCATCGACGAGAGCAAACTGTTTTAACGTATCGTTCAAAGCGGCAGTCTCGCCTTGAAAGTAGAAGTGCTCGTTTCCATTCACCCAGGAATAGTAGACACGATGCTTCTCATTGATTACGGGCATCAGTCCTTCCGGATATTCACTGTTTGCGTGCAAGGGCTCGTTACCGATGACTTCTTGTCCCATACCCCATGCGGGGAGAGCCAGGCTATTCGCCGCCACGACCACCAGCACGAGGACTGCGTGCGCGAAACTGAGACTCTTTCGTCTCGGCATACTTCCTCCTTTTCCCAGGTTGGGCTCGGGTGGGTCAGAACACTGTCGTCTATTGGATACTCGCACGGGCAGGCAAGGTTCCGCACATGCCGAGCGCGATAGATTAGAACCCAGAAGAGAACGCGTGTTCGAAAAGACGGAGCAGACGAGGTTACGACGTCTCGTGCTCGTGTTCGGAGTTGGAGAGGTGTTCGATTTGCTCGGTGAGGGCGTGGATCAACTCATCCTGCCGTGAACCGTACAACGCTTCTTGTTGGAGAAGCTGAAGGGCGGCTTGGCATTTGGCGAGGGCCGTCTTGGTGTCGCCTGCTTCCAAGGCTCGCCGAGCTGAGGCGTAGACGCGCTCGAACTTGAGGCGCGTGTCTTTCGCGAATGCTTTGGCCCGCTCGAATGCCTGTTCGGAAGGAGCAAGGCGGATTTCGCTGTTCCGGCGCTTGGGGGCCACCTCGCCACGGGCGCGCGCTTCCATGATCGCGACGGCTTCTCTCGTCCGAAGGCGGGCTTCAGCGATGCGCTCGGGTGAGGCGCGGCGCGGATCGAAAGCGGCAAGGTAGCGTCCGGAACTGGACGTGAACAGACCGTCGTTGACCGCTTGCTCCAGCGTGGGGACGTTTTTCACCCGTCCCGTCACGGACAGTACGGCACCTACCCAATGCGCCCCGTCGTTGTCATCGTCCTTTGGACCCATGACCATGACGAGCTCGGTGCCCGAGGATGCCAAGCGGCGGAGCAAGGGCTCCGTACGAACCAGCTCCTCTCTCTGATCGGCGCTCACGACGCTCCAATCCCTTTGATTCGGAAACCACAAAACCTTGCTCATAATCATACCACAACATACTATCGGCGGTATCTATCATTACTTGATAGGCATTGGTTGTACGATGCGAGGTTGAGGAGCGGAGTCCGGTCCAGCGCTCCGACGCGCCCTCTTTGCCGTCTTGGCACTCAAATGCGGCGTTTGCTAACATATTGCCATTTTGGCACGGATATGTGACCGAAATGGCGCGATACGAGGGGACGAGGCTGCCATTTGGGCAAAACGCCCCTGACGGGATTTAAAATTTGAAATCTCAAATTTGAAATTAAATTAATACAAATAAACAACTTACGCTTAAGCACGGCGAATCGGGCATGAAGCTTGCTCTAATTCTTGCAACGAGAGAAGTGCGCCGGGCGATTTCCTCGCCAGCCCGCTGTAGAAGTTGTCAAAATGGCGGGAGGCGCACCCTAAAAGTCAACAACCAATCGGCAACCGAATTGTAACCGAAGGAGAAAGAATCATGAAAGTGCGTCCTCTGGCAGATCGCATCCTGGTCAAGCGCGAAGAGCCCAGCGAGACCGTTCGCGGCGGGATCATCATCCCTGACAGCGCGAAAGAGAAGCCCCAGGAAGGTAAAGTCATTGCGGTCGGTCCGGGCCGTCTCGACGACAGCGGCAAGCGTGTTGCCCTTGAAGTGAAGAAGGGTGACCGTATTCTCATGGGCAAATACTCGGGCACGGAAGTGAAGATCGACGGCGAAGAGCACATCATCATGCGCGAAGAAGACGTGCTCGCGGTGATCGACTAATCCCCCATCAATCGAATGCCCGATTTACGCAAGACTAAGGAGACAGCACGATGAGCGCAAAGAAATTGGAATTCGGCGAAGACGCCCGCAGGGGCGTGCTTGCCGGTGTCACTAAACTGAGCCGGGCCGTGAAGGCCACGCTTGGCCCCAAGGGCCGCAACGTTGTCCTCGAGAAGAAGTGGGGCGCCCCGACCGTCACGAAAGACGGCGTGACGGTAGCCAAGGAAATCGAGCTTGAAGACAAGTACGAGAACATGGGCGCGCAGATGGTGAAGGAAGTCGCTTCGAAGACGTCGGACGTCGCGGGCGACGGCACCACGACGGCGACCGTGTTGGCGGAAGCGATCTATCGCGAAGGCCTTCGCAACGTCACCGCCGGCGCCAATCCGATGGCCCTCAAGCGCGGCATCGACAAGGCCGTGGAAGCGGTGGTCGAGCAGCTTGCGAAGATGAGCAAGAAGGTGAAAGACGACCGCGACATCATCAAGAGCGTCGCGACGATTTCCGCGAACAACGACGCCGAGATCGGCCAGATCATTGCGGACGCCATGCAGAAGGTCGGCAACGACGGCACGATCACGGTCGAAGAAGCCAAGGGTATCGAGACGACCCTC
The DNA window shown above is from Candidatus Hydrogenedentota bacterium and carries:
- the groES gene encoding co-chaperone GroES, coding for MKVRPLADRILVKREEPSETVRGGIIIPDSAKEKPQEGKVIAVGPGRLDDSGKRVALEVKKGDRILMGKYSGTEVKIDGEEHIIMREEDVLAVID